Proteins from a genomic interval of Polyodon spathula isolate WHYD16114869_AA chromosome 1, ASM1765450v1, whole genome shotgun sequence:
- the LOC121317686 gene encoding ATP synthase subunit e, mitochondrial-like translates to MVPPLQVSPLIKTARWSALLVGMIYGKKRYDYLKPIAEEERIVEAAEKKQREEAERIAKQLAEANEDTILK, encoded by the exons ATGGttcctccactgcaggtctcgCCGCTTATCAAG ACGGCCAGGTGGTCAGCCTTGCTGGTTGGAATGATCTATGGCAAGAAGAGATATG ATTACCTGAAGCCCATTGCAGAGGAGGAGAGGATAGTGGAGGCTGCAGAAAAGAAGCAACGTGAAGAAGCAGAGCGCATTGCAAAACAGCTGGCAGAAG CCAATGAAGACACCATCCTGAAATGA